The following are encoded in a window of Deltaproteobacteria bacterium genomic DNA:
- a CDS encoding HAMP domain-containing sensor histidine kinase has translation MSRPLFTWGLFALCLLGVLGGMGWVTATALELDEAQTEAAAKAELEDAVRLTLWRMDSALTPFIAQETGRPHRFYLEEGRKAPVDWVRAHLLYDEKEGRLSTPDLGRSGELVALTVSLGAEALHAAFPEAPVEQGELLALARPGARPRQIPDAEIELRKKRAGFRKEQLVTLSAEEPERLAKVRKEKARTRVEFDKRAQAVQRQVGNYYNPTNDDFAEFNQQAAPPLTTEQVEETKAKPEPQPAQKKGSDAKLVAPTEQVLQQASQGSLSNLFGGGTAALPGNLNALDNNLGLGAAQGWSPAAPPRLLEVATGTMRPLWFEGHLLMLRRAQVEGRRYLEGAWLDWPVIEAALLEEARDLLPEARLVPASSPLDDSPRLLATLPVRLVPGALPSEARAGLQPLTVSLAIAWACVLAAALAVFGLLLGAVSLSERRGAFVSSVTHELRTPLTTFKMYTEMLSEGMVSPDRQGEYFQTLHREADRLAALVENVLAYARIEGRRYASRIESLPLPELLERIAPRLSERALQAGLTLELKEPPEVQVMADPQALEQVLFNLVDNAAKYAGPQGGPIEVMVGAAEERILLRVRDHGPGIPAADRKTIFRPFAKSSRHLSGTAPGVGLGLALCRRLAQQMGGSLELEDPEEGASFLLTLRAGR, from the coding sequence GTGAGCCGTCCCCTCTTCACCTGGGGCCTCTTCGCCCTCTGCCTCCTCGGCGTGCTCGGCGGCATGGGCTGGGTCACGGCCACGGCCCTCGAGCTCGACGAGGCGCAGACCGAGGCCGCCGCCAAGGCCGAGCTCGAGGACGCCGTGCGCCTCACCCTCTGGCGGATGGACAGCGCCCTGACCCCCTTCATCGCCCAGGAGACCGGCCGCCCCCACCGCTTCTACCTGGAGGAGGGTCGCAAGGCCCCGGTGGACTGGGTGCGCGCCCACCTCCTCTACGACGAGAAGGAGGGGCGGCTCTCGACCCCCGACCTCGGCCGCTCCGGCGAGCTCGTCGCCCTGACCGTCTCCCTGGGGGCCGAGGCCCTCCACGCCGCCTTCCCCGAGGCGCCGGTGGAGCAGGGGGAGCTCCTGGCCCTGGCGAGGCCCGGCGCGCGGCCGCGGCAGATCCCCGACGCCGAGATCGAGCTGCGCAAGAAGCGGGCGGGCTTCCGCAAGGAGCAGCTCGTGACCCTGAGCGCCGAGGAGCCCGAGCGGCTGGCCAAGGTGCGCAAGGAGAAGGCGCGCACCCGGGTCGAGTTCGACAAGCGCGCCCAGGCCGTGCAGCGCCAGGTGGGCAACTACTACAACCCCACCAACGACGACTTCGCCGAGTTCAACCAGCAGGCGGCGCCGCCGCTGACCACCGAGCAGGTGGAGGAGACCAAGGCCAAGCCCGAGCCCCAGCCGGCGCAGAAGAAGGGCTCCGACGCCAAGCTGGTCGCGCCCACCGAGCAGGTCCTCCAGCAGGCCAGCCAGGGCTCCCTCTCCAACCTCTTCGGCGGCGGCACCGCGGCCCTGCCCGGGAACCTCAACGCGCTGGACAACAACCTGGGCCTCGGCGCGGCGCAGGGCTGGAGCCCGGCGGCGCCGCCGCGCCTGCTGGAGGTCGCCACCGGCACCATGCGCCCGCTCTGGTTCGAGGGGCACCTGCTGATGCTCCGCCGGGCGCAGGTCGAAGGCCGCCGCTACCTCGAGGGGGCCTGGCTGGACTGGCCGGTCATCGAGGCGGCCCTGCTCGAGGAGGCGCGGGACCTGCTCCCCGAGGCGCGGCTGGTGCCGGCGAGCTCGCCCCTCGACGACTCCCCCCGCCTGCTGGCCACCCTCCCGGTGCGGCTGGTCCCCGGCGCGCTGCCCTCGGAGGCCCGCGCCGGGCTGCAGCCGCTGACCGTCTCCCTGGCCATCGCCTGGGCCTGCGTGCTGGCCGCCGCCCTCGCGGTCTTCGGCCTGCTGCTCGGCGCGGTCTCCCTCTCCGAGCGCCGGGGCGCCTTCGTCTCCTCGGTGACCCACGAGCTGCGCACGCCCCTGACGACCTTCAAGATGTACACGGAGATGCTCTCCGAGGGGATGGTGAGCCCGGACCGCCAGGGGGAGTACTTCCAGACCCTGCACCGCGAGGCCGACCGCCTCGCGGCCCTGGTCGAGAACGTGCTGGCCTACGCCCGCATCGAGGGCCGGCGCTACGCCTCTCGGATCGAGTCCCTCCCGCTGCCCGAGCTCCTCGAGCGCATCGCCCCCCGCCTCTCGGAGCGGGCGCTGCAGGCCGGCCTCACCCTCGAGCTCAAGGAGCCGCCCGAGGTGCAGGTGATGGCCGATCCGCAGGCCCTGGAGCAGGTGCTCTTCAACCTGGTGGACAACGCCGCCAAGTACGCCGGCCCGCAGGGCGGGCCGATCGAGGTGATGGTGGGCGCCGCCGAGGAGCGGATCCTCCTGCGGGTGCGCGACCACGGCCCGGGCATCCCGGCGGCGGATCGCAAGACCATCTTCCGGCCCTTCGCCAAGTCCTCCCGGCACCTCTCCGGCACCGCCCCCGGGGTGGGCCTGGGACTGGCCCTCTGCCGCCGGCTGGCGCAGCAGATGGGCGGCAGCCTCGAGCTGGAGGATCCCGAGGAGGGGGCGAGCTTCCTGCTCACCCTCAGGGCCGGGCGCTGA
- a CDS encoding response regulator transcription factor encodes MPARRILVIEDDPAIRQGVCDALKFEGFAPFEAADAPAGREAALRNPCELILLDLMLPGGDGFEILEAVRQVHPTLPVIILTARGREADRVKGLKLGADDYVVKPFSVRELLARVEAVLRRSAERPLDIQTLAIPGGEVDFAARAITHTDGSRTELSERELELLRFLAARAGRAVSRDELLKGVWKLDPAHVHTRTIDMHIARLREKLREPEGAPRLIVTVRGKGYRFEGTSEA; translated from the coding sequence ATGCCAGCCCGCCGCATCCTGGTCATCGAGGACGATCCGGCCATCCGCCAGGGCGTCTGTGACGCCCTGAAGTTCGAGGGCTTCGCCCCCTTCGAGGCAGCGGACGCCCCGGCCGGCCGGGAGGCCGCGCTGCGCAACCCCTGCGAGCTGATCCTCCTCGACCTGATGCTGCCGGGCGGGGACGGCTTCGAGATCCTCGAGGCCGTCCGGCAGGTCCACCCGACGCTGCCGGTGATCATCCTCACCGCCCGGGGGCGGGAGGCCGACCGGGTGAAGGGGCTGAAGCTCGGCGCCGACGACTACGTGGTGAAGCCCTTCTCGGTGCGGGAGCTCCTCGCCCGGGTCGAGGCGGTCCTGCGCCGCTCGGCCGAGCGGCCCCTCGACATCCAGACCCTGGCGATCCCCGGCGGGGAGGTCGACTTCGCCGCCCGGGCGATCACCCACACCGACGGCAGCCGCACCGAGCTCTCCGAGCGCGAGCTCGAGCTGCTGCGCTTCCTCGCCGCGCGGGCCGGAAGGGCGGTGAGCCGGGACGAGCTCCTCAAGGGGGTCTGGAAGCTCGACCCCGCCCACGTCCACACCCGCACCATCGACATGCACATCGCTCGCCTGCGGGAGAAGCTGCGCGAGCCCGAGGGCGCGCCGCGGCTGATCGTCACCGTGCGCGGCAAGGGCTACCGCTTCGAGGGGACGAGCGAGGCGTGA